From Cotesia glomerata isolate CgM1 linkage group LG3, MPM_Cglom_v2.3, whole genome shotgun sequence:
GTCAATAAAATCTCTGCTAAACtgatttaaattgaattttttcttttatcaaaGGATCTACTAGCGAGGATAACTCACCTCAAGGGAgacaaaataaagtaattattaaattaagtaagtAGACTTACGGTTTTGATAAAAAGTGGATCTTTGATAGCGTATGTAAGGCTCCGTTAAATCAGAGGCGTTGTAAGGGAGATCATAATTGAATTTGACAACATACCCGATGATCGTACTAACGTCGACATCCATCGGCAACCCTAGACCAGCAATCAACTGGAGAAATACCAATACATTCaataatagaataataaaacatatagAGAATAGAATGTACTGGCAGTAGCTTGATAGGATAGCAGAGTTGTACAGGAGACAGGCAACCCACCAACAGCAGAGTTAAATCTATTTACGTACAACTCTGTCGATATGtctatatattgtatatatatatatatatatatatatatatatatatatatatatatatatatatatatatatatatatatatatatatatatatatatatatgtttatgttGTTTTGGAGGTGTAGAGAGATCAAGCTAGAAATAACAATGAAAACTACGTGATAAATCTGTGCTGACAACCAATTCATCCGGATTCAACGGTACGTCACTCGAGAATTCATTTCTGGCATTGACGTGAAGAGTGTTATGATGTGAATGTTATATATATACCGATATAGGTCatcagattttaaaaaatttccgtcGATGATTCGTCACGGAAAAagtatttgatttaaaaaaaaaaaaaaaaaatttttttcgtccaATAATGTAGTCCAGCCAACagtgaatttaatatttttattttaattgcaattaccagttgatttttttgacaataataaaaaaaaaaggatgaatataaatttttacctgCATTTTAGTAGCTGCCCAGTCGCTGGGCGGCGGGTGAACCAAATAACGCTTACGTATTTTAGTATCTCCATTTACTGACACTAAACAATTGTTAATGGTGACCGTTAAACCAGTGATAACGATGCaaggtaaaattattttacgatAAATAAAACAAGATGTTAACAATGAATTCATTGTTGGGGATAACTTTAAGTAAGCGTCAGTAGTAGTTCTTTGTCTTGCGCTTCCAAGATATCTATATAAACTGGATAGAGTTCGCTTGAGGGAGAGAACCAGTGGTAAACCGACTAATCACTCTCTCGGCGTCCTAATTAGCGGTAGGGTTTCGACGACGTggtaaattacaaaatattacAGCCAACTTttaaaggatttttttttttatttattgtttatcaatttatctttttatttattttctaacactaaaaagttttaatgtATAGAAGATTAGatttaaagtttgaaaaataagttGGGAGctagaaaatattataaaagtcaAATTGTCCTGGGAAATAACGTGAATTGTCTTTatgcatttttatttgcaaGGATGTGGGAATTTTTTATCGCTTTTGTTCAGCTGTTTATTCCCAGGctttaatgtttattaaaacTGTCAGATTGTGTGCTTAAGGTAgaggtaatttattttttatcctcaATCGGAAAAAGTttgcttgaaaaaatttaaagaaaatgtaAAAGGTAAATTTGtcagtaaataatttattgattgttaaaaaatggcaagagtaaataaaagtaaatgtattttttttttttttttttttttttacaaagtaAAGTAGTCTAATGGACTGTAAATGCACTCAGGGAAAAAAGATTTGCATTGACCTTTTGACTGTTTATTTAGACTATTTTTGCCGATGTTTTCAGCGGTGAGATATTGACGATCCTCGTATACGTCTGGGTATTCAGAAGTACTGGATGGAGAGAGGAAAGTATGTAAAAGCTCGCCAAGTAATCCGTGACTTCGATCAAAAGGAAGTTCTGCAGCTTCGCAGACAGCGCGAAGTAAGCATACTTTTCCTGGCGAGCCGAAACTCCCGAGAGCAGACTCTAAAATACGATATAAATCCCATCGAGATAGTGATTgttgtgattttattttaaaactttttacatTATTCTTATTCCTTTCTCTTGTTATTTTTCCACTATTatcattgtcattattattgtacGCATCTCTTTGGTGCCTGTTTAAGTAAGTGGGGCCTGAAAACGATGACGAGTTGTAAGGCAAATTGTAGTTGCACTTTAGTACGTATCCCAGTATTACCGAGACTTCCGACTCCATTGGCAGTCCCAATCCAAAAAGAACCTGATAAAtagtcatttattaatttattaggaGGGCCAACactctttagaattttttataattacacagaaaaaaagaattaacttaaatcaagtaaatgaattttaagaacttaatattcttaattaaagtagaaaaattctttgactcagaaatttttattgacttaaataaattttgtttgattcaagaattttttttcgattcaaattaatttgttttcagTGTAGtgataagtaattaaaaattttccatttacAGAGTAATGTAAACAAATAGATACACAGATAAAATATaagtcaataataataataactagcaaccttgcactatgtgactgctgtgactggtaaactataaataaataaaattttgctttattaaacaatgactcttgttaaattgcactgtactttcttaactattgacgttttttaagatataagcttatcccgatgttacactcatcaagagctttcatttgagtacccacatgcattttgatatatttttcatatatgcatatatatataaatatatgaaaaattgatgtgggtactcaaatgaaaagtcttgatgagtgtaatgtcagagtAAGCTTGTGTCTTTAAAAAggttaatagttcacaagatacaaggtcatttcttaatcatgCATCTAGAGATCAAGAccttgcaatgacactaaatttcgataaaaaaaccaatttaatcatatgactatccaggagacaaaatttttcttattctcttaataatataaataataattatatttgtaattatttataagataGCTGCAGGACAAGATCCCCTTACAGccagaagaaataataataataacaataaaaattcatttaattttctcaatCAGCTCTTTAAgctttactgaaaaaaaatttattatttaaacaaaaaaacaaacgCGATTATTTTGCAAGACATTTTATCGGATTTAAAGttgcattatttaattatttagtggCTAATTCAATAGATTGTGAGTTTCAGCAGCAAGATATAACttttgatataaatatttgtaagtAGCTTAAAGTATTTACCGATTCTGTAGAGAATAAAGACTATAGACTAAATTATCACAATCTTATTCACGATGGGGATTACGGATTATGGTCTCAAGACATTGAATATGATTTCACTTCAAATAAATCGATTACAtagttgaatatattaattacCTGGACTTTAGTTTCGCTGTCGAGTGGATTTGGATAAACGAGATAACGTTTTTGCCTTAATAACTCCTTTAAATCGTAACTATTTGCTACGACAAACTTTAAGTTTGCAAtaagtattattaaataattaacaaatactGCGTATTGactattcattattttaaaaatatattcggcggtaaaaataaatttctcagTAACAATTGGTAGGTAGCAAATTCAAAAGCAACTATTTCGCAAAAGAATTGAAACGATTATGACCGAAATGGGTACGGTGTGCTTAGTACTTAACGCCAGCACACCGTTATTGAGCGTGAACAGTAATAACACGCCAGTCGCACGTGTTACAGTTCATCGAGTTTTGTTACGAAAATGTACAAGTTAAATTagtaagtaaattaatttatttgtattttattttcactgaACACAGCACCgtaagttttttatatttaaaactttaattaaacgTTAAAACTGGATGGCAACTTTATCGAGACACCGTATAATAAAAGTAAGCTCGTTATTTACGCGAATGTCTAGTTAAGTTttggcttaaaaaaataaaatttaatatttacgtCCACGcgaattttaaaaacacaAATCAGCCAAGTTGAAgaaatagatatatatatattagggtgtgccaaaatgtaactcccgtggagaaccttttaaaattggaattttgagtacCGCTTTTAAAAGgggctgtgtttgggcatttcctgagatattttggggtGAAACGAAGTATtcgattttcatagaattttttaacagaagcttagtttaggcatttccggtgaaaattcaaaatttggccggaagtgcccaattaaatctcctgttaaaaatcctataaataatcaaatgaatcCTCTCACTCCGAAATATATCAGGAAATACCCTAATTTCGAGTTTgtaaaagttacagtttgaaaatggaaatttgaaattctaacacccagccccgcaatccctgtcggaagtagaatttattgaaatccgttttgagatgatctctacatgacaaataaaagattcttaccaaatttacagcttttagaagctatattttggaaattaagattttttttttgtcaacaccCACCCTCGCAATCCTTATTGGGGGTGATTCGTCgttaaatccgttcttagattatttctacaccACATGTAGaagatttttaccaaatttggagtctataagagctatattttacaaacgagaaattttcattatcaacGCCCCCGTAATCCCTTAACTGAACTagacatcatacacgaagattctcaccgaatttggagtctgtagaagttacagtttggaaataaaaattttagattttaacactcacctccgcaattcctatcggaagtagactttattgaaatccattttgaggTGATCTCTACataagagataaaaatttctaccaaatttagagtttttagaagctatattttggaaattaagattttttatggtTAACACTCACCCCCACGATCATTATTGAAGttgattcgttgtaaaatccattattagatcatttttatatcacatatagaagacctctactaaatttggagtttataggagctatagcttggaaattaaaaattttaattgttaacacccacccccgcaaactcctgtgaggtatcttaaaattcgttcgtatattatttctacatctcttagcgaaaattcctacccaattggagtctgtaggagctatagtttggaaacttttaattttcattgttaacgcccacccccgcaatccatatttggaatagattgtcataaaatccgctcgTAGATCATTCCTACATCatatataggagattcctactaaatttggagtcgataggagctatagtttaaaaatgggaattttccattgtcaacgcccccgcaactacccttgtaggtggaatttcgtaaaatccgttcttagctgacctccactcggcgaaaggaatattcctacaaaatttcaaatctctaCGCGTTATGGTTCCAGAAAAATCGTGATATTCAATATATAGGTGAAAATCTCtgatatatattagggtgtgccaattttaggtgactttttttttcaacgaaaaaacaggctaaaaacttgcatgaaggtgagaacagaagcctgtttaaagcggagctcttaatattaatatttagaggtgtctgtccctaatttttcatttcccatttaaataacataggaaaaaaaattctttattttgtttatttttctagctcggcatacgcacttcatataaataaatccatAGCATATTATTATAGAGAATtaaacgctctacaaaaaaggtctcttacacttttatcataaagacagccgttCTAAAGTTATTCTGACGTGaacttctaaatgtataaaattttgatttttcaagtattaaactgatacaaattaatttattactgtcttaaaaattatttttatatgtaaaattggtTCTGATGCGCTAACATTTccataaagctaaaaaaaaaattactcatgtatcaaatttttttcttctttatttcatttactataagaaaatcatgacccgagttgaatgaattaaatttttaaaaagtttcacggaattatcaatttattactctacacggagagaaaaaataagtttggaaaatcagaaaagtgcacgtctcataacgctgatttatcacaaaaaaatctggaaaacggttgaccctaaaggccatccctgcaacttccgctaattccatatctaagcgcttaaaattgcacttatgaggtttttgagctcttgaagtcaaaagtctgataaaagtttcaaagaacactatttttttaactttcgaACCGATCAAtcaaccaatcaaccgattttcacgttcttggcaacaatcgacgtggttttttagacaccgaaaattattttatttcatcaataaCAATCCAAAAGAAATGTCGacgttatgtaaaaaaaaaaacatttttttcgattatttGTTGATTCATTTAAGAGTTATTGCACTtcgaaagtttaaaaaatagtgttctatgaaacttttatcagacttttgacttgaagtgctcaaaaacctcataagtgcaattttaagcgcttagatatggaattagcggaagttgcagggatggcctttagggtcaaccattttccagatttttttgtgataaatgagcgttatgagacgtgcacttatctgattttccaaacttatcttttctctccgtgtagagtaataaattgataattccgtgaaactttttaaaaatttaattcattcaactcgggtcatgattttcttacagtaaatgaaataaagaagaaaaaaatttgatacatgagtaattttttttttagctttatggAAATGTTAGCGCATCAGAaccaattttacatataaaaataatttttaagacggtaataaattaatttgtatcagtttaatacttgaaaaatcaaaattttatacatttagaagtttacgTCTGAATAACTTTAGAACAGCTGTCTTTATGAAGAAAGTGTAAGAGACTTCTTTTATAGAGCgtttaattctctacaaggaTATGATATGAACTTATTTATATGAGGTGCGTATGAcgagctaaaaaaataaacaaaaaaaagaattttttttcctatgttatttaaatggggaatgaaaaattagggacggagacctctaaatattaatattaagagctccgctttgaacaggcttctgtctcaccttcatgcaagttttcagcctgttttttcgttgaaaagtcgcctaaaattggcacaccctaatatatatatatatatatatatatatatatatatatatatatatatatatatatagattaaaataaaatatataatcaacgtgaatatattaattatactaactTTTATAAGTTGGAGGCCCTCTTCTTCATTCAACTAACTAACGAATACTAAACGTATTATAACCAATAAATACTAAACAAAACACAATCGATTAAATGAtagattctttttttttttttaaacaaaagataGCGTAAATGAATGACATCTTTACATAACCTATGAaagatgaataatttttaaacaaaagataGTAGCGTAAATAAATGCTATATTTACATAACctagaaataaattaacaaaaccgTTGCTATAGACAATAATTCATGTCACAACCTTGTGGATGCGTGGGTAGATGTGTGGGAGTGCGTGGGAGGGTGTGTGGAAACGCGTTTATAAGCATTGAAGTGACAGACATTTTGTCGGTCTTTATGCGCTCTAATATGAAGAAGAAGTGATGTTCATTTGTTTTAGTAGCAGAAACAAATGACTATCcacataaatttgaaaaaaaatggtaaaggGTTGATggaattcaaaaaatgaatagccTAAAACCTTCTACAATTAATTCCGCGTCGAATGGTCATGGTCTCATGCCGATCGATCCAGTAGTTTTCAAGTTTATcggtaacaaaaaaaaaaagttgcttatatatatatatatatatatatatatatatatatatatatatatatatatatatatatatatatatatatatatatatatatatattagggtgtttcaaaaaaaaaaaaaaaatttttttttttttaatggtgttgaaaagttgaaagtacatttaaaaataaaaattttggcgcctattagagcccttaatattaatattaaggtttgcctcaattcatttgtaatttttctatttaaataacacgagaaaactttttttttatttttgaattttaattacttcggaATGGCTTGTTTACGCAATATCCCAGAGAAAggtcttataggaaattttacgctctacaaaaaacgtttgaaggtcaaagttcctcagatcaaccgtttcaaagatatttgcaatcaaaaataacaccaatcaaaaatttcaaatattttccaataaaattgcgaaaaaaatcatactttatattgatattgtttttttttttgtaaaatcaattgaattctgttaatttgagattttaattttttttttgcttatttactctatacgtaactcacaaaaagtacaaatacataaatataaaggttaaaattatcaaacaaatgatttttgggtctcttttataacaaatttattttattttctaccaaatactaataaattctattaaacaatcaattctttataacaaaaaacaatatttaacaacaattcataaaattttttctaacttgaaaatattacagttttataaaattatttttattgcaattaggaTATCGTTTTCTGTTTTCTGTCACTACTTGCAATAAATACTGAAgctattctttatttttcgtTAAGCATCGATTATACTGCTCTATCAATGCCACGCCGCGTTCTGCTACATCATTTACAACTTGAAGTTTCTCAAAATACTCCAAGTTTCTTTTGTAATTTAGATTCTGAGGCCACAAAGTTACATCCTCATCAATGAAATCATACGACAAATCAAACGATTTAAACAGATTTATCGATCTCGTAGATACAAATTGACTaagatctttatttaataatgactctaaatttttcttatcgattataAAACGACTCGTTGTAGTTTCATTGGTTTCACAGTTTTTTAAAGCATGAACtattcttctttttgtttCAACTGAAACAGTTTCGTCAAAGAGAGATAAAACAGACAACTCGTTATTTAAATACCACAAGTGATCGGCTAATTTTTCTGAGTATGCCCGTgaaatagtattattaaattttttatatgaaattaattctttaattaaagttaaatcattattaggtGCTGCTATAGCGCACGGCGCAGTATACCaagcttttaaatagaatattatgataaataaactaagTTCTCGTAATCCAGCTATTTCTGATTTAGTAAGATGAAAttcatttctaaataaaaaaatttttaaactatatattgctttaGCCATCCACCTTGCATGATGGACGGCTCCAGGACgcttaaatgtaatatttgtgGTAGTAGCACTCAAAAATATCGATGATAATTGCAGGAGTTCACGGTAATCGTCACGACAATGAtccatctacaaaaaaagttcaaagtcaaaataaaattaattacattgcaacctcaaagtaaagaacattaattattatcaacttAATGTGaagtaaaagttataaaatattttacaaatgcaATTGTAATCGTTAATGATGATTAAGAGTGTAATAATCATGTGAAATTGatttccaatatttttatttacaacggGGTTAATTATTAAGTGTAAAATGGATGATTATACGGAacttcataaattttcatgtttcaCTTTAACATCAGTTGATAATTCTTTAGCgctggattaaaaaattttacttctatttgattattaacgaatttcaacttttcatctttgattggtgttatAACTTCCAAAATTTCTTGGTCATAAATACCAGCCGTAAAGTTTGATTGATCAATTTCATCCCACTTCTTTTTAAATCTCTGATAAATTGGAACGTTTGGGCCA
This genomic window contains:
- the LOC123260549 gene encoding uncharacterized protein LOC123260549, which gives rise to MTIYQVLFGLGLPMESEVSVILGYVLKCNYNLPYNSSSFSGPTYLNRHQRDAYNNNDNDNSGKITRERNKNNVKSFKIKSQQSLSRWDLYRILESALGSFGSPGKVCLLRAVCEAAELPFDRSHGLLGELLHTFLSPSSTSEYPDVYEDRQYLTAENIGKNSLNKQSKGQCKSFFPECIYSPLDYFTL